The following are encoded in a window of Panthera leo isolate Ple1 chromosome B2, P.leo_Ple1_pat1.1, whole genome shotgun sequence genomic DNA:
- the LOC122220558 gene encoding pre-mRNA-splicing regulator WTAP isoform X1 — protein MTNEEPLPKKVRLSETDFKVMARDELILRWKQYEAYVQALEGKYTDLNSNDVTGLRESEEKLKQQQQESARRENILVMRLATKEQEMQECTTQIQYLKQVQQPSVAQLRSTMVDPAINLFFLKMKGELEQTKDKLEQAQNELSAWKFTPDSQTGKKLMAKCRMLIQENQELGRQLSQGRIAQLEAELALQKKYSEELKSSQDELNDFIIQLDEEVEGMQSTILVLQQQLKETRQQLAQYQQQQSQAPAPSTSRTTPSEPGGQAEATGKDCSRLANGPSNGSSSRQRTSGSGFHREGDTAEDDFPSSPGNGNKASNSSEERTGRGGGSYVNQLSAGYESVDSPTGSENSLTHHSNDTDSNPDPQEEKTVSGKGNRTTGSRHVQNGLDSSVNVQGSVL, from the exons ATGGAAACAATATGAAGCATACGTCCAAGCTTTGGAGGGCAAATACACAGATCTTAATT CTAATGACGTAACTGGGTTAAGAGAGTCTGAAGAAAAACTAAAGCAACAACAGCAAGAGTCTGCCCGCAGGGAAAACATCCTAGTAATGCGACTGGCTACCAAGGAGCAAGAGATGCAAGAGTGTACT ACTCAAATCCAGTACCTCAAGCAAGTCCAGCAGCCTAGCGTTGCCCAACTGAGATCAACAATGGTAGACCCAGCGATCAACTTgtttttcctaaaaatgaaagGTGAACTGGAACAGACTAAAGACAAACTGGAACAAGCCCAAAATGAACTGAGTGCCTGGAAGTTTACGCCTGATAG CCAAACAGGCAAAAAGTTAATGGCGAAGTGTCGAATGCTTATCCAGGAGAATCAAGAACTTGGAAGGCAGCTGTCCCAGGGACGTATTGCACAACTTGAAGCAGAGTTGGCTTTACAGAAGAAATATAGTGAGGAGCTTAAAAGCAGTCAGGATG AACTGAATGACTTCATCATTCAACTTGACGAAGAAGTCGAGGGTATGCAGAGCACCATTCTAGTTCTTCAGCAACAGCTGAAAGAGACGCGTCAGCAGTTGGCTCAGTACCAACAACAGCAGTCTCAGGCTCCAGCCCCAAGTACCAGCAGGACTACACCTTCCGAGCCTGGAGGACAGGCGGAGGCCACAGGTAAAGACTGCAGCCGGCTGGCCAACGGACCAAGTAATGGCAGTTCCTCCCGGCAGAGGACGTCTGGGTCTGGATTtcacagggagggggacacagccGAAGATgactttccttcttctccaggGAATGGGAATAAGGCCTCCAACAGCTCAGAGGAGAGAACTGGCAGAGGAGGTGGTAGTTACGTAAATCAACTCAGTGCGGGGTATGAAAGTGTAGACTCTCCCACGGGCAGTGAAAACTCTCTCACACACCACTCAAATGACACAGACTCCAATCCTGACCCTCAAGAGGAGAAAACAGTGAGTGGGAAAGGTAACCGAACTACGGGTTCCCGCCACGTTCAGAATGGCTTGGACTCAAGTGTAAATGTACAGGGTtcagttttgtaa